One window of Arthrobacter oryzae genomic DNA carries:
- a CDS encoding carbohydrate ABC transporter permease: MTELQTLQAPEKLPSSGGKTKGKGPQGGSRKRESRGSLAFSRSARIKALAKHAVLIITGGIMIYPLLWMVVSSLRPNELIFREPGLWLNSLELGNYTDGWSALTHPFGHYMLNSAVVVIGSILGNLISCSMAAYAFARLQFSGKKLFFGVMLLTIMLPFHVIIVPQYILFSQIGWVNTFWPLIVPKLLATDAFFVFLMVQFIRGIPKELDEAARIDGAGHPRIFLRVILPLMVPALATTTIFTFIWTWNDFFGALIYLTDPEMFTVPVALRAFVDSQSATSWGSLFAMSIVSLLPVFLVFLFGQRFLIKGIATTGIK, translated from the coding sequence ATGACTGAACTACAGACCTTGCAGGCTCCGGAGAAACTGCCGTCCTCCGGAGGCAAAACGAAGGGCAAAGGCCCCCAGGGCGGCAGCCGGAAACGCGAATCCCGCGGATCGCTGGCCTTCAGCCGCAGCGCGCGCATCAAGGCCCTGGCCAAGCATGCCGTCCTGATCATCACCGGCGGCATCATGATCTACCCGCTGCTGTGGATGGTGGTGTCCTCACTCCGCCCCAACGAGCTGATCTTCCGCGAACCCGGACTCTGGCTCAACAGCCTGGAATTGGGCAACTACACCGACGGCTGGTCCGCGCTGACCCACCCCTTCGGGCATTACATGCTCAATTCGGCAGTGGTGGTGATCGGCTCCATCCTGGGCAACCTGATCTCCTGCTCCATGGCCGCCTACGCCTTCGCCCGGCTGCAGTTCAGCGGCAAGAAGCTGTTCTTCGGCGTGATGCTCCTGACCATCATGCTGCCGTTCCACGTGATCATCGTGCCGCAGTACATCCTGTTCTCGCAGATCGGCTGGGTGAACACCTTCTGGCCGCTGATTGTGCCCAAGCTCCTGGCCACGGACGCGTTCTTCGTGTTCCTGATGGTGCAGTTCATCCGGGGCATTCCCAAGGAACTGGATGAGGCGGCGAGGATCGACGGCGCCGGCCACCCGCGCATCTTCCTCCGCGTCATCCTGCCGCTGATGGTGCCGGCGCTCGCCACCACCACCATCTTCACGTTCATCTGGACCTGGAACGACTTCTTCGGCGCGCTGATCTACCTGACGGATCCGGAGATGTTCACCGTCCCGGTTGCCCTGCGGGCGTTTGTGGACTCGCAGTCGGCCACCAGCTGGGGCTCGCTCTTCGCCATGTCCATCGTGTCCCTGCTGCCGGTGTTCCTGGTGTTCCTTTTCGGCCAGCGCTTCCTCATCAAGGGGATCGCGACGACCGGCATCAAGTAG
- a CDS encoding ABC transporter substrate-binding protein: MPLFSRPASAASRGAAEATSARAGRRLRRTGAVAAAAAVVLALSACGGGAAPQSADGKVELRFSWWGGDKRAQLTQAAIAAFEAENPNITIKPEFGDWSGYWDKLATQVAANDAPDIIQMDEKYITEYSSRGALLDLSKYDIDTSKFDEAALNAGKNEDGLTGIAAGINAATILANPAVFKAAGVELPDDSTWTWEDFERISAEVTAKSPKGTYGAAAYGTDEASLGVWLRQNGKSLYTSDGKLGFEPGDIAEWWAFLKQLSEKKAVPSASEVVEAEAAPLDQSGLATGKNGLAFWWSNQLPALEKAAGGELQILRFPSKTGTSADANLWYKASQFWSASSRTKHPEETAKFINFLANNTKAGEALLADRGVYPNSEVRAAIEPKLTPADIKVVKFIDQIKDELGEAPAPPPKGAGAIQEIVKRYTSEVLFDRLSTEEAGKKAVDEMKSAIS, from the coding sequence GTGCCGCTATTTTCCCGCCCTGCCTCAGCCGCCAGTCGTGGCGCAGCAGAGGCAACGTCCGCCCGGGCCGGACGGAGGCTGCGCCGAACCGGCGCAGTCGCCGCAGCTGCCGCCGTCGTGCTGGCCCTCAGCGCCTGCGGCGGGGGAGCCGCCCCGCAGAGTGCCGACGGCAAAGTTGAACTCCGTTTCTCCTGGTGGGGAGGGGACAAGCGGGCGCAGCTGACGCAGGCCGCGATTGCTGCCTTCGAAGCCGAGAACCCGAACATCACGATCAAGCCGGAGTTCGGCGACTGGAGCGGCTACTGGGACAAGCTGGCCACCCAGGTCGCGGCCAACGACGCCCCGGACATCATCCAGATGGACGAAAAATACATCACGGAGTACTCGAGCCGCGGTGCCCTGCTGGACCTTTCGAAGTACGACATCGACACGTCCAAGTTTGACGAAGCCGCCCTCAACGCCGGCAAGAACGAGGACGGCCTGACGGGCATAGCCGCAGGCATCAACGCAGCGACCATCCTGGCCAACCCGGCCGTTTTCAAGGCTGCGGGAGTGGAACTTCCGGACGACAGCACCTGGACCTGGGAAGACTTCGAGCGCATTTCCGCCGAGGTCACCGCGAAGTCGCCGAAGGGCACCTACGGTGCGGCGGCCTACGGCACGGACGAAGCGTCGCTCGGAGTATGGCTCCGGCAGAACGGCAAGTCGCTGTACACCAGCGACGGGAAACTCGGCTTCGAGCCGGGCGACATCGCCGAATGGTGGGCGTTCCTGAAGCAGCTGAGCGAGAAGAAGGCCGTCCCGTCGGCCTCCGAGGTGGTCGAGGCCGAGGCGGCACCGCTGGACCAGAGCGGCCTGGCGACCGGCAAGAACGGGCTCGCATTCTGGTGGTCCAACCAGCTGCCTGCGCTGGAGAAGGCTGCCGGCGGAGAGCTGCAGATCCTGCGGTTCCCGTCCAAGACCGGCACGTCTGCCGATGCGAACCTTTGGTACAAGGCCTCCCAGTTCTGGTCCGCCTCTTCCCGCACCAAGCATCCTGAAGAAACCGCCAAGTTCATCAACTTCCTGGCCAACAACACCAAGGCCGGCGAAGCTCTCCTGGCCGACCGCGGCGTCTACCCCAACTCCGAGGTCCGGGCGGCCATCGAACCCAAGCTGACCCCCGCCGATATCAAGGTGGTCAAGTTCATCGACCAGATCAAGGACGAGCTCGGTGAAGCCCCGGCGCCTCCGCCGAAGGGTGCCGGCGCCATCCAGGAGATCGTCAAGCGGTACACCTCCGAGGTCCTCTTCGACCGGCTGTCCACCGAGGAGGCCGGCAAGAAGGCGGTTGACGAAATGAAGTCGGCCATCAGCTAG
- a CDS encoding carbohydrate ABC transporter permease, with protein MSAISELSSISRRKGPATAEEKRANRRDNKAAYIFLLPWLIGLVAITIGPMIMSLYLSFTDYNLLQPPEWVGLDNFTRMLEDARLHNSLRVTFTYVLVGVPLQLAVALLIALVLDKGLRGLPFYRSIFYLPSLLGGSVAVAILWKQIFGTSGLVNQVLAMFGITGPGWISDPSTSLGSIILLHVWTFGSPMIIFLAGLRQIPNMYYEAAEVDGATTLQKFWRITLPMLSPIIFFNLVLQIIGSFQSFTQAFIVSGGNGGPSDSTMFFTLYLYQKGFGQFDMGYASAMAWFLLVIIGAFTAINFIASKYWVFYDD; from the coding sequence ATGAGCGCCATCAGCGAATTGTCCTCCATCAGCCGGCGCAAAGGGCCGGCGACAGCCGAGGAGAAACGCGCGAACCGCCGCGACAACAAGGCGGCCTACATCTTCCTGCTGCCATGGCTGATTGGTCTTGTGGCCATCACCATCGGCCCCATGATCATGTCCCTCTACCTGTCCTTTACGGACTACAACCTGCTGCAGCCGCCGGAATGGGTGGGGCTGGACAACTTCACCCGCATGCTGGAGGACGCACGGCTCCATAACTCACTCCGCGTGACCTTCACGTATGTGCTGGTCGGCGTCCCGTTGCAGCTGGCCGTTGCGCTGTTGATTGCCCTGGTGCTGGACAAGGGCCTGCGCGGCCTGCCGTTCTACCGGTCAATCTTCTACTTGCCGTCCCTGCTCGGCGGCTCGGTGGCCGTGGCCATCCTCTGGAAGCAGATCTTCGGAACCTCCGGCCTGGTGAACCAGGTGCTGGCCATGTTCGGTATCACCGGACCCGGCTGGATCTCGGATCCGTCCACGTCGCTGGGATCCATCATCCTGCTCCACGTATGGACTTTCGGAAGCCCCATGATCATTTTCCTGGCCGGGCTCCGCCAGATTCCCAACATGTACTACGAGGCGGCCGAGGTTGACGGAGCCACCACCCTGCAGAAATTCTGGCGCATCACCCTGCCGATGCTGAGCCCGATCATCTTCTTCAACCTCGTGCTGCAGATCATCGGGTCATTCCAATCCTTCACCCAGGCGTTCATCGTCTCGGGAGGCAACGGCGGGCCGTCCGACTCCACCATGTTCTTCACGCTTTACCTCTACCAGAAGGGATTCGGCCAGTTCGACATGGGGTACGCCTCCGCGATGGCCTGGTTCCTCCTGGTGATCATCGGCGCTTTCACGGCCATCAACTTCATCGCTTCAAAGTATTGGGTGTTCTACGATGACTGA